The Haladaptatus sp. R4 DNA segment AAACCCTGGGTGTTCGTCCATTTGGACACCAACAAAGGGGTTCAGGGGCTCGCAGAGGCGACGACGCATGACAAACCCGAGACGGTCGCTGCCGCCATCGAGGAGATGAGCGACTTCTTCATCGGCGAGGACCCGTTCTCCACCGAACGGCTCTGGCTGGAGATGTACCGCGACGAGTGGTTCTCGAAGAACGTCGTCAACACGACCGTCTGTTCGGCTATCGATATGGCGTGTTGGGACATCAAGGGGAAGGTGCTCGACCGCCCCGTGTACGAACTCCTCGGCGGGAACGTCCACGGCGATAGGATCAGGGCGTACGCCAACGGGTGGTACACCGAGACGACCGACGACACCGATACGTGGCGGGAAGCCGCGGAGCAGGTCGTCGCCGACGGCTACGACGCCATGAAGTTCGACCCGTTCGGAAAGTCGTGGCAACGGATGGACCGCGAGACGTTCAACCACGCCGTCGACGTCGTCGGTGCGGTGCGGGAAGCCGTCGGCCCCGACGTGGACCTCCTCATCGAAGGCCACGGCCGGTTCACGGCCGGACAGGCCGTCGAAGTCGCGAACGCCCTCTCGGAGTTCCACCCCACGTGGTTCGAAGAGCCGTGCCCCCCGGACTCCATCAACAGCCTCGGAAAGGTGGCCGCGAAGTCGCCGATTCCCATCGCGACCGGCGAACGGCTGATGACGAAGTACGAATTCCGCGACCTGCTGGCGAACACGGACGTCGATATCGTCCAACCGGACATCATGAACACCGGCGGCATCACGGAGGCGAAGAAAATCGCCGCGCAGGCCGAGGCGGAGCACGTCAGCTTCGCGCCGCACAACCCACAGGGACCGGTCGCGACGGCGATTTCGGCGCACGTCGACGCCGCGGTTCCGAACTTCATGATTCAGGAGGTCTTCCAGACGTACGACGTCGAGTGGGTCAACGACCTCCTCGTCGACCCCGTCGTCGTCGAGGACGGCCACATCGAAATCCCACAGCGACCCGGACTGGGCGTCGAACTCGACATGGACGTCGTCGAGGAACACTCCTACACGGGCGCGAAGGACGAGGTGCACACCATCAACCTCTTCGAGAAGAACTGGGAAACCCGTTCGTTGGTCGACTGACGGGTTACCGACCGGCGAACCGTTCGAAGTAACGCCGAACATCGAACGTCGTTCCGTGCTGAACCCGATGTCGAATCGTATCGGATCGACTATCGAACCGTGCCGATTCCGAAATCGTCCCGTTCCGAACCGGATCGCTCGATTCCAGCGGTATCGTTTTTCGAAAACCGTCACTCCGTCCCACGAATCCATTCGTGAGCGCTCGCCCACTTCCCGGGCGTCGTCTCCGTGCGTTCGTTATTCGGTTCGAGGAACGTCCACGTCGTCGACGACGTCGCTGAGGTGCTCGGTGAAGAGCCCTACTTCGACGCCGAGGGTGAGGTACTGAATCCCGGCGTCCATCCACTTGTTGGCGGTCTCCGCGTCGTCCGCGAACGCGCCCACGACGGTCTCCGTTTCGGCGGCGCGCTCACATACCCGTCGCATGAGATCCTCGACCCGGTCGTCCGTCACCTGTCCCGGAATCCCCAGCGACTGCGAGAGGTCGTACGGCCCGAGGAAGACGACGTCGATACCGTCTACCTGCAGTATCTCGTCGATGTTCTCGACGCCGCGTTCCCCCTCGACTTGGATGACGAGGAGCGTCTCGTCGTTCTGGTCCTCGGTGTACGATTCCCCGCCGACGTAGTCTCCCGCGCGGACGTACTGGGAGAGTCCCCGGCTTCCGAGTGGGCTGAATCGGGCTGCCTCGACGGCCGCTTCGGCTCCTTCGCGCGTCTCCACTTGCGGAACTTGTACGCCTGCGGTGCCGATGTCGAGCGCACGCTGAATCTCCGATTCCGTGTTTTCGCGGACGCGGACGATTGGCGCGACGTCCTCGTTCTGCGCGGCGGTCGAGAGTTCGAGCGTCGTCTCCGCCGTCAACGGTCCGTGTTCCTGGTCGTAGACGACGAAGTCCATTCCTGCGACGCCGATCATCTCCGAGACCATCGTCGAATCGAGCAACTGGAACGTACCGACGACACACTCTCCACTGAGCAGTCTCTGGCGAAACGAATCTGCGGACATATTGCTAGTACGTTTTTCGACTGCAATAAATATTGCGTAGGATCGAATCGAATTGACTGTTTTTCGGGGTGTTGAAGGCTATGACGTCGTTTCGATATCCTCGGACGGGCCGAACGAGCCGTTTTTCGCCTCCCTCGCGCGACGGTTCGTTCAGATCGTCGTCTCGATGTCGGTAGTTCGGTTTCGACGGGGGTCAGTCCCGAAGCAGTGATCCGATAACGTCGGACGTGACGACGATTATCGTTATAAATACCCTATCCGTAACAAATATTAGTGTATGCTAATATATCTCTTCTCATGGTTGGTGGAAAGCCAGTGTCTACAGCGGAGAGCAGACGACTGTACCTGAAAACGGTCGCACGGCCGGTGCCGTCGGACTAGCCGGATGCCTCGGCGGCGGGAGCGGTGGCGGAGGTGGTGATACCGACGAGTACAAAGGGGCGAAGATAACGTTCGCCACCAGTTCGCTCTATACGGAGGCGTGGCAGGATCTGGCCGAGAAGTTCGAAAAGGATCACGACGTGACGATCAACGTCACTTCGTACGCTCAGAGCGAGATGCTGTCGAAGCTTCAGAATCAACTTCGGTCCCGTCAGGCGTCGTTCGACGCGTTCATCTCCGACGTCATCTGGACCGGATCGCTGATGAGTCCCGAGTTCGTCGAACCGCTCGACGGCTATCTGAACAACTCGAACCTCGGGATGTCGAATTACGCGTACGACGACCACCTCGACATCTTCGCCCAGTCCTACGGCCAATGGAAGGGGAAGAAATACGGGTTGCCGTGGTACGGCGACATCATGGATCTGACCGTCCGCAAGGACGTCCTCGAAAAACACGCGAAGGAGTACAAGCGAAAACACGACGAGGAGATACTCCCGCCGTTCCCGAAGGGATACGAGGACTACGATCACTTCAACCGCGTCGCGAAGTTCATGCACGACAAGGGGTGGCCGATGGGACTCGAAGGCAAGCGCGGGTGGAACCTCGTCTACTACTACCCCAACCGGTTCGCGGCCGAAACGGGCCAACAGCGCATGCTCACCGAGGACGGGAAATCTCGTCTGAGCGAGAAGGGTGCCGTCAAGGGACTCGAACAGATGTTGAAGCAGAAGGAGTGGGCGTTGAACCCCCTCTCGACCGGCTACACCCAGAGTCGCGACCAGTTCCTCTCCGGGAAGACGTGGGCCGTCGAACAGTGGGGGACGGCGACGAAGAAGTTCGTCGATAAGTACGGCTGGGAGGACGGCGTTCGCGTCAGCCTTACCCCCGGCGGCTATCCCAACCTCGGGGGGTGGGGTATCCTCATCAATTCCTTCTCGAAACAGAAACGGAAGAACGCTGCGTTCGTGTTCGCCCAGTGGGCCACCTCGAAGGAGATGGACAAGTACGCCTACAAGCAACACGGCGTGACGCCCACCAGAGCGTCGTCGTACACCAAGCAGATAAAGGAGCGATTTCCCCAGTCTCAGTACTACGACCCGGAGGAGAATCCGGGTATCCGGACGCCGTCGCTCCGCCCGCGTAATCCCAAGTATCAGCGACTCGGCGACGCGATGCAGGTTCAAATCAGCCAGTCGCTCTCGGGCGGGCCGGGGGCCGAGAAGACGATGAAGAACATCGACGACAAGTGGAAGAACATCATGGGTGAGTGAGTCCCGTCGCCATGAGCACATCGAACACCCTCTCGAACTGGTGGAACGGCTTCAGCCGCGACAGGGACGACGAACGGCTTATCGCGTGGCTGTTCGTCGCCCCCGCGATCGTTCTGTTGGCGATGGTCGCCATCTACCCGTTCGCACAGATGATCTACGACAGCCTGTTCGGGTTCACGCAGGCCGGGGAGCGCGCGGCGTTCGTCGGCATCGCCAACTACGGAACGGTGCTTTCGGACCCTCGCTTCCTCAACGCGACGGGGTTCACCGTCATCTTCGTCGTCGTCTCCGTCACCATCGAATTCCTCCTCGGCCTCGGCGTGTCGCTCCTGCTTTACAGCGCGTACATCGAGCGACGCCAACTGCTCGTGACGCTCAGCATCCCGCCGATGATCATGAGCCCAATCATCACCGGGTTGACGTGGCGGATGCTGTTCAGCCCGAGTTACGGCATGGTGAACCACCTGCTGGGTCTCAACATCGATTGGATCGCTTCCCGGCCGTGGTCGCGCGTGGCGCTCATCGTCGCCGACGTGTGGATGTGGACGCCGCTGTTCGTGTTGGTGTTCACCGCCGCGCTCCAGTCCATCCCCGACGTCTACTACGAGGCCGCGGAGGTGGACGGGATGAGCAAGTGGCAGCAGTTCAAGTGGATCACGCTCCCCCAGATGCGGACCGCCATAGTGGTCGTCATGCTGCTCAGGATCGTTCGCGCGTTCAAGGTGTTTCCCAAGGTTCAGGTGCTCACGCAGGGCGGACCGGGGGCGTACACGGAGACCATCGCCATGATGACCTACAACTACGGCTTTCGCTTCTTCCAACTCGGCGTGGCCAGCGCATCGGGCGTGCTCTACTGGCTGTTGATGTTCCTCACGGCGTTCGTGCTGTTCAAATCGGTCGCGGAAGGGCTGATCAGCCCGGAGGAGGACTGACATGCGACTCGCAACGCTTCACGATTACTCTGACCGGTTCGTCCGCGTCAGCACTTACACGCTCGTCGCGCTCTGGTTGGCCTGGGTGTGGGGCCCCATCTTGTGGGACCTCTTCACCGGCCTCGCGGTCACCCCCCGGACCGACCCGCCGCGCTTGATTCCGGCGAAACTCACGCTCGAACACTACTATCAAATCTTCACCAGCGGGAACATGCTCACGTACATCCGAAACAGCGTGATCGTGACCGGCGTCAGCACGTCGGTTTCGGTCGTGGTCGGCGCGTTGGCCGCCTACTCGCTCACTCGGTACGACCCGGGTGACGGGCAAGTCAGTTTCTTCGCGCTCAGCATGCGCTTTTTGCCCCCCATCGCGGTGGCGATTCCGATGTACACCCTGTTCCTCGGCTTCGGTTGGATCAACACGTGGCAGTCGCTCATCGTGGCGTACCTCACCGTCGGCATCCCGATATCGACGTGGATACTGCTCATCTTCTTCCAGAACATCCCCGAGGAGTTGGAGGAGGCGAGTCGCGTCGACGGGTGGTCGCGCATCCAAACGTGGCGGCGGGTCGTCCTGCCGCTGGCCGCACCGGGCATCTCCAGCGCCGCCATCCTCACGGCCATCCTGATGTGGAACGAGTACGTGCTGGCGCTGGTGCTCACCACCACGAGCAAGGCACAGACGGTACCCATCTATTTGGCGGGGTTCGTCACCACCCGCGGCATCCTCTGGGGACGGATGGGGGCCGCGACGGTGGTGGCGATGACGCCGCTGCTCGTGCTGACGTTCATCGCGCAGGACCGACTCGTCGCCGGATTCAGCCTCGAATAGCAGCCATCAACCAATCACACACCGACATCAAACATGACACAAACCGAATTAGACGACCTCAGAAAGGAGTACGAAGACGTAGTCGCCGTCAACGATTTCTCGCTCACGCTGGCCGACGGGGAGTTCCTCGTGCTGTTGGGCCCGTCCGGGTGCGGCAAGAGTACGACCCTTCGGATGACTGCCGGACTCGAAACGGCCACCAGCGGGGATATCGTCGTCGACGGCGAACGGGTGAACGACCGAGCACCGGCCGAGCGCGACTTCGCCATGGTGTTTCAGGAAGTCGCCCTCTACCCGCACATGAGCGTCCGAAAGAACATCTCGTCGCCGCTTCGCGCCGCCGGGGCCGATTCCGGAACCATCGAGAATCGCGTCGAACGCACCGCGAGCATGCTCGACATCGGGGAACTGCTCGACCGGAAACCGAGCGAACTCTCCGGCGGCCAACAACAGCGTGTCGCCATCGGTCGCGCGTTGGTCCGCGAACCGCAGGCCTTCCTGCTCGACGAACCGTTCTCGAAGCTCGACCAGAAACTGCGCACCGGACTTCAAAAGGAGCTCAAACGCCTTCAGGATCAGACGGGCGTGACAACGATGTTCGTCACCCACGACCAGGAGGAGGCGATGGTGTTGGCCGACCGTATCGCCATCATGAACGAGGGACGACTTCAGCAGGTCGATACGCCCGAGACGGTGTACCGGAAACCAGCGAACCGCTTCGTCGCGGATTTCATCGGAAACCCGGTGATGAACTTCTTCGACGTGGAAGGCGATGCTGGAACGCTCCGTATCGAAGGCGTACCCTACCCCGAGGCACCGAGCACCGTGCCGGACGGGGCCGATTCGATGGCGGTCCGTCCGGAGGACGCCGACCTCGTTCCCGCCTCCGACGTCTCGTCCGGCGACCACCTCATCGTCGAGGTGGACCTCGTCGAGATGCGTGGGTCGGCCACGTACCTCATCTGTGATTTCGACGGCCGCGAGGTGACGTTCACGCAATCGAACGACGAAATCGCCGAAGAAGGCGACGCGCTGGCGCTCGAATTCGACTTCGGCGACGTCAACTTCTTCGACGAGCGCGGGGACCTCATCGAACGCACGTCGGAACGGAACGTCCAGTCCACGCGCTGACCGTCGAACGGGGGCACGGTTCGCCCAAATCGAGTTCACCGATGGTCACGGCCGGTACTCCCTCTTTTTCGGATCGTCGGGTTTGATTCCTGTTCGTCACGACCGATTCGGGTACGACGCGGTATCGGCTAAGGGAACCCTCCGTCCATCCACCCATCCTTCGACATTGTCGGATATCTCGGTGGATCGTCCGCACCTCGACCTCTATCCGAGGATACCGTGCCGTATCCCCCGATTCGGCGCGACGTACATTACAGTCTTATTCATGTAATGATCTTTGACCCGCTCGGTTTTGCGACTACGTCTCCCACGGGCGGTGAGTGGACGGTTCCGGCGATATCGAAGCCACTCTTCATCCGATCAGCTACTCGTACCCTATTGCGTTCGTTCACGGGGCAACATGAACTATTATGGGAGCGGCGTGGGAGTAGTCGATATGGAACTACAGGAGCACTTCGATGCCCCCGGACCGAGAGATTGGCAAACGGTGGACGACGGAACCGTCCGATTCGCGCTGGTCGGCCTCGGGTGGTGGACGAACGACTTCGTCATCCCGGCTGTGGCCGACTCCGATCTCTGCAC contains these protein-coding regions:
- a CDS encoding ABC transporter substrate-binding protein, with protein sequence MTFATSSLYTEAWQDLAEKFEKDHDVTINVTSYAQSEMLSKLQNQLRSRQASFDAFISDVIWTGSLMSPEFVEPLDGYLNNSNLGMSNYAYDDHLDIFAQSYGQWKGKKYGLPWYGDIMDLTVRKDVLEKHAKEYKRKHDEEILPPFPKGYEDYDHFNRVAKFMHDKGWPMGLEGKRGWNLVYYYPNRFAAETGQQRMLTEDGKSRLSEKGAVKGLEQMLKQKEWALNPLSTGYTQSRDQFLSGKTWAVEQWGTATKKFVDKYGWEDGVRVSLTPGGYPNLGGWGILINSFSKQKRKNAAFVFAQWATSKEMDKYAYKQHGVTPTRASSYTKQIKERFPQSQYYDPEENPGIRTPSLRPRNPKYQRLGDAMQVQISQSLSGGPGAEKTMKNIDDKWKNIMGE
- the dgoD gene encoding galactonate dehydratase; the encoded protein is MSELRITDVATYVVANPWKPWVFVHLDTNKGVQGLAEATTHDKPETVAAAIEEMSDFFIGEDPFSTERLWLEMYRDEWFSKNVVNTTVCSAIDMACWDIKGKVLDRPVYELLGGNVHGDRIRAYANGWYTETTDDTDTWREAAEQVVADGYDAMKFDPFGKSWQRMDRETFNHAVDVVGAVREAVGPDVDLLIEGHGRFTAGQAVEVANALSEFHPTWFEEPCPPDSINSLGKVAAKSPIPIATGERLMTKYEFRDLLANTDVDIVQPDIMNTGGITEAKKIAAQAEAEHVSFAPHNPQGPVATAISAHVDAAVPNFMIQEVFQTYDVEWVNDLLVDPVVVEDGHIEIPQRPGLGVELDMDVVEEHSYTGAKDEVHTINLFEKNWETRSLVD
- a CDS encoding HpcH/HpaI aldolase/citrate lyase family protein yields the protein MSADSFRQRLLSGECVVGTFQLLDSTMVSEMIGVAGMDFVVYDQEHGPLTAETTLELSTAAQNEDVAPIVRVRENTESEIQRALDIGTAGVQVPQVETREGAEAAVEAARFSPLGSRGLSQYVRAGDYVGGESYTEDQNDETLLVIQVEGERGVENIDEILQVDGIDVVFLGPYDLSQSLGIPGQVTDDRVEDLMRRVCERAAETETVVGAFADDAETANKWMDAGIQYLTLGVEVGLFTEHLSDVVDDVDVPRTE
- a CDS encoding ABC transporter ATP-binding protein, with amino-acid sequence MTQTELDDLRKEYEDVVAVNDFSLTLADGEFLVLLGPSGCGKSTTLRMTAGLETATSGDIVVDGERVNDRAPAERDFAMVFQEVALYPHMSVRKNISSPLRAAGADSGTIENRVERTASMLDIGELLDRKPSELSGGQQQRVAIGRALVREPQAFLLDEPFSKLDQKLRTGLQKELKRLQDQTGVTTMFVTHDQEEAMVLADRIAIMNEGRLQQVDTPETVYRKPANRFVADFIGNPVMNFFDVEGDAGTLRIEGVPYPEAPSTVPDGADSMAVRPEDADLVPASDVSSGDHLIVEVDLVEMRGSATYLICDFDGREVTFTQSNDEIAEEGDALALEFDFGDVNFFDERGDLIERTSERNVQSTR
- a CDS encoding carbohydrate ABC transporter permease is translated as MSTSNTLSNWWNGFSRDRDDERLIAWLFVAPAIVLLAMVAIYPFAQMIYDSLFGFTQAGERAAFVGIANYGTVLSDPRFLNATGFTVIFVVVSVTIEFLLGLGVSLLLYSAYIERRQLLVTLSIPPMIMSPIITGLTWRMLFSPSYGMVNHLLGLNIDWIASRPWSRVALIVADVWMWTPLFVLVFTAALQSIPDVYYEAAEVDGMSKWQQFKWITLPQMRTAIVVVMLLRIVRAFKVFPKVQVLTQGGPGAYTETIAMMTYNYGFRFFQLGVASASGVLYWLLMFLTAFVLFKSVAEGLISPEED
- a CDS encoding carbohydrate ABC transporter permease, with the protein product MRLATLHDYSDRFVRVSTYTLVALWLAWVWGPILWDLFTGLAVTPRTDPPRLIPAKLTLEHYYQIFTSGNMLTYIRNSVIVTGVSTSVSVVVGALAAYSLTRYDPGDGQVSFFALSMRFLPPIAVAIPMYTLFLGFGWINTWQSLIVAYLTVGIPISTWILLIFFQNIPEELEEASRVDGWSRIQTWRRVVLPLAAPGISSAAILTAILMWNEYVLALVLTTTSKAQTVPIYLAGFVTTRGILWGRMGAATVVAMTPLLVLTFIAQDRLVAGFSLE